In the Rhododendron vialii isolate Sample 1 chromosome 2a, ASM3025357v1 genome, CGATTCGGCCACGACTGGGACGAAACTTGCATGCAggtaccttctctctctctccccctctgtttgTATCGGCAAAATATTCAATGTCCCGGGCACAGCCACGTAGTGCCCCAAACACTTTCTCCACCCCAGATTTGTGTGGTTTCCACCACAAAGCATGTGTACTCCGCACAAATGTGTTGTAGAGTGGCGGTGCCAGGGACATGGAATAATTACTCGTTTGTATCTATTACTTTGCGTACTGAATCCTACTTTGCGTTCTGAATCCAACGTTCTAAGGTCGCTAGGCCCGAAGCTAGTCGGGCGGTAGGTGAACTTCGAGCTTCGAGACCTAATAACCGGCAATTTATCGGCCATAGCAACTAGATCGGCAATTAATCGGCACAAAGGAATTAGtcggataggccccgccagCGATTAATCGGCGTTTAATtccaatttttagaacattgactgAATCGGACTTAGTTACATGTCAGTTCAACAAATTTGTCACATAATCACTGAATTAAAGTTCAATTTCAACTTGAAGGAAGTCATCAATAGTTGTAAGACAGGTCTATAACCTAGTGTAAAAGATGCTAAGCCTTGTGCTTCTGCCtaattcataaaaataattcttcACTAGGACGCTTCGCCTCAgctctcaattctcgctctGCACCCCTGCTATCATTATGTGTAGGTGCTTCGGAAATAAAGATACCCAAACAGAGAAGCCATGTTAAAACAACAAACCAACAGGAAACTAAGGGGGATTGTTTGGAATTTGtgggaggaaaagaaaagaaaagaaaaatgggagaaaatttGAAGAAAGTGGATTactttctcttgtttggttgtAGAGAGAAAATTATGAGGAAAtgactttcttttgtttggatTCAAGAGGAAGCAGAGGGTAAAGTAATGAAGTGTATATGCCTTTCTCTCCAAGTCAGTTGCTTCCATTTCCCTTCCATTTTCTCTTCTCCAGCTGTTTGTAGACTTTTTTGTAATGgactcctttcttttctttcaaaatcagGAACCAAAGCATTACTAAggaaaatttcttattttcctttcttttcctccgtTTTCCCTAGGATCCAAACAGAGGGTAAACCAGACACCCTTTAGTGGCCAAAGCCCAGCCCATGCTCCAGTACATAGTGGCGCTCTGCTGGAGGTGCTGCTGCAGCGACGACAAGCTCATCTTCTTGCTCAGCTCTCAGCCTCACTTAGTTATCAGCGCTTTGGTTCGCTTGGCGATAGATATTCCTGATTGTGGCATGGGAGGAACCATGAGCCTTCCTGAATCCTCCACTAATGCTTCATGTGGATGTTCCGGGGGGACGTTCATCGATCTAGTACATGGCTGTGAGAGAGTTGGATTCCACTTTGATGTCGCTCATGCTCCTTTCCAAGATGGTCGTGATTCGTGAGACCTTTCTAGATACTCCTTAATTTGGTTTCTAAACTTGACCCATGGTTCAGCTTTCCATAGAAACCCAGATTCCACAATCCTCTACTGTCTCAGTTTATACTTTATAGTGGTGGGCTTTCCAAATGTTTGTGGTTTTTGGTTTCCAATTTAGGGATTCTGCATTTTGAATGCGTTATTTGCCCCTTTGGCCTTCTCAAGGGCCTTTCCCTTGGTCTCCCTTCTTGTTTCCACTCATGGGGTATTGGGCTTTGGATGTAGTAGCCGTCGCACTCCGGCATTTCTGCTGCTATAATGGGCCGATTGTCAATAGTGGGCAAGGCCTCCTGCATTACTAGGACCATTGGGCAGGGTTGCCTTTTGTTTCTTCTAGACATAACCATCCAAACACCAAATACCCAATCTCTTCCGTCCAAGGTTTTAAATAACGATTTTGCGACACGTAAAGGTAACGGTTAAGGTGTACTGGTTTCCGTAGTATTGAACATAACAACGGGAATCAGGTGTAACAGTCGTGAATTTGCTAATATCACGAGCAACATCTATGAGTCTCAATGGGACACTATGATGCACGGAGACGGATATGGACACAGATATTGACACGGGGACAcgagaattctaaaaaaatggggacacggacatggCGGTGGACACGttacgtgtatatttatttatttataaataaataattatagtttgacacctagaaatttaaaaaaaattacaatttggccccaattttttttaaaaaaatttacagtttgacacccatttaaaaaaaaaataacagtttGGCCCCAGCCGTGTCTccgtaaaaaatttaaattaaattatgggacatgccacgtggcgtgtcccatacgtgtcctCGCCGTGTCCCTGTAtccgacactgcgatacttcTATCTCTAGaggtgttggtgcttcatagatGGAACACATTATTTTTCTCCCTTCGACTTATTTTATCACATTTTAACCATTATTGAGACAAGCAGTAGCTCATTTTATCCATTAAACCTTTTATACAAATTGAAATCTACATAAAGCCATTAAAAATACACTTAAATGCATAATTTAGCTACTGCTAGCTATttgattttaaaagaaaaaactattGCCAAATGCCACCCAACTCCACAATTAATGCTCACATCCCCACTGCCCAAAGCATGTGGGAATCTTTCTTCTTCCCATGGGAACTTGGTATTTCTCTCCCTAATGGCCTAATTTGTACTGCTTCTTTGCCTTTTCATCTTCTTCAAAAGCGAGCAAAGAAGGGAAGAGCTCTAGACACAATGAGCGATAGTGAGCGCAGTGAAGAAAATCATCTCGTCTAGATCGACGATATTctaggaaaaattcaaaaatattatcAAACTTCTATTCTCTCTCACCTTGTCTCTCTCTTGTTTATTGACTTGACTGCACAAGACTTGGTGTTGGAGCTTAAAACCACTATGTTTCTTTAACGGACAGAATCTGGGTGGCAGAACTTGTCTGTTCTTGTTTTCATCTATAGAAAATCATCAAAGACCACCGAACTGGTTGGTAACGGCTCGAAAAATCTGTGACACCTCACACCGCTATATTGGTACCCAACTGGCCCTTCGGAAATCCATTACGCACTGATCGAACTGGTACTTAATAGCCATTTTTTTGAATCTATGCTTCCGGCCCATCTTGGTCTACCAGACGGTTGAACCATACAAGTTTATTGTCAGGTGAATTGGTGCAAAAGCGTTCGTAATTGCAGTGGCATTCTCTTTTCCGGCATTGGGGTGAGACTGAATTATTTCCTCTTGTGCCCCACCCCGCGACAAGAGAAACAAATTAGATGCATGTGTCccagagattaaaaaaaatggccgTTGCATACTAGTTTGACTAGTTCGTAACGGGTTTTCAAAGGGCCGGTTCGGTTACAAACCGGTATAGCAGTGTGGGGTTAAACTCGCAGGTGAAACAGGCGTTTCCCGTTACGTAGCGGGGTGTAACGAATTTTTCGAGCCGTTACCGACTGGTTCGGTGGCCTGTGATGATTTTCTACAGTTGAAAACAAGAACAGATAAGTTGTGCTACCTGAATTCCGtctattaaaaaagaaacaaagttgTTTTAGGCTCTGAACCTCCGGCGTGAAGTGGCTGTGCGTTCCGACACCAAGTCTTGTGCAGTCAAGTCGATAAAACAAGAGAGGCATGAGAGAGAATCAAAGTTTGACaatatttttggctttttcTGGAATATCGTTGATCCAGGTGATTTTCTTCATTGCATTCACTTTCACCCAATGTGTTCAGAGCTCTTTCCTTCTTTGTTCTATGCTCGCTTTTGAAGAAGATGAAAAGACAAAGTCGTAGTACaaattaaagagagaaataCCAAGTTCCTATGAGCAAAAGAAGGATTCCCACGTGCTTTGGGCAGTGGGGATGTACATATTAATGGGAATGTACACATTAATTGTGGAGTAGGGTGACATCTGGcagtagctttttttttttttttaaaccaaatagTAGATGGCAGTAGCTAAATTATGCATTTTTAATGGCTTAGTGTAGATTTCAATTTGTATAAAACTTTAAATGGATAAAATGTGCTGCTTCTCATCTCAATAATGGTTGAAATGTGACAAAACAAgtcaatgagagaaaaatattGTGTCCCATTGGTATTTATAGATGTTGCTAATGATTTTAGCAAATTCCCGACCATTACACCCTATTCCCATTATGTAACGTTCGATACTACCTCATACTACCTCAACCGTTATTGCTATGTGTCGCAAAACCGTTATTTAAAACCTTGATGTGTCCATATTCTATCAAATAACCATATTTTCCTACAATAGATGTCTCCAGCGGTTTACTAAGATCCAGTTCAACACAAATATCCGAGCGTAACTGTCTCTAATGGATTCCATCGTATTGTTATCCACTTTGAGGGGTTCACCTAATTTTGTCACAATAACGAGGAGGCTTTCCTTATCATAGAATTCGATAGTTAACAACAAGAGTCGAATCCAAACGGCAGTTTTAATGCCCTCTGTCATATCTGCCTTGAAATCACAATGCCTGTTGCGTACAATAAGGTAATGGTCTTGGATAATCCAAGGGTCACCAGTGTATACCCGAAAATAATCAATTTTAGACTCTAATTTAATAGGATACAACCCAAGGCCTAGATCGACTTATTCAAATACTCCTTCAAGGTTCCACAGATGTTGAATCTGCTCCATTAACATCTTAAAGCCAATGTTCTTTCCTAGAAGTTTGATGATGAGGCAACCCTTCCACTGCTTCCTAATTCTTTTCAGGTGATCATTTGGAAAATCCACCCTAATCATAGACTTtgttttagggtttctttagagTCCATGTCTTCATCATCGCTATCTGTGAATTTAGTGATCCTTCTTTCAATGTCCTCTTTGGAGGTTTCTCTTGCTCCCAATAGAGCAGATTTGAAGGATCTCGCTTTCTCTAGTGGAACAGCTGATTTCTGAGCCGAGTCCCGTGAAATCTTCATTTGGACATTACTGGGTGCTCTCCGCCATTAGGTATTTCCCCCAGAGCAAAATCCTCTGATTCCATAGGGGTGCTTATTACAGAAGACTTTCCTCCTTTGACATTGCTTTTGATTTTCTTAGTGCTTCGCTCAAGTTGGTCTTTTTCCTCTGATGATTCGAACTTGAGATCGGGTGATTCACAGTGGGGAGAGACTTTGTCTTAGTTTGGGATTGAGGGTGGGAGTCTTTGTCTTATGCACATTCCTAGGTGGTTGTGGTCCTGCTATCAATCCTCGCTCTGGCGAGTTTTAGTAGTCTGAGATTTTTTCGGAATTCGCTTTCACACTATTGCGCCTACTTTTTCTGATGTAGTTTCCGAACAAGGTCTCTCTTAATGCTTAGACTTTCAAAACTGCCTTGTGTTATGCTTGCTGCATTTTACTTTTACATGCGTGCTGTGTGAATACTGGCTGACTCGTTGCTCTGTCTTCATGAGAGAAACTTCTGCACATCCAGTAATAGATGGACTGCTTTGAATTAGCTTTCATTTCTGCATCTCTCTCAGTGACTTGGACGGTTTAGATCTCGAGTTGGAAAACTATATTGGCTAATAGAGAGCTATGGTTGCGTATTGTGGTTCTCTTCATGCGTTGCTTTTGGCAATTGAAACCGTTCCCCTTTCTCTTTGCATTTTCTTTGCAGTTCATTTGTTTAAGTCAAAAGTTTCGTGTGTTGCATTCCTTGCAAAGTTAAAAATAATGACACCAAGCTCAGGCTATAGTTGAAGTTTCGGATTGTGAAATATGGCATGCCTGTTTGATTTGCTAGCACTCTCCCTAACTGCAACAATACAGTATTTCACACTACAATGGTAGGGAAACAGCCACATCTTTTGAAATCACCCTCATAGTTCACTATGGTATGATCAGTTTGACCAACTGGGCTTTATTGTTGTACCTAAATATCTACCCAAATGGCCAAGTTGACTTGGATTGACATGCCGCTACAGATTTCTGTGCAATCTTGTCTTCCAACTTGTAAGCTGATATGACTCGTGTTCATGTTTTACCAAGTAATAATCTGATTTTTAGTTCCACTTCGCTTTTATTTTtgccttatttatttctttgcaTTGCAAATTTCTTATCTgctaaatatatattttttcgttTGGGATTTTAGATGGACGAGGTTCTGGCTTCAGTTGCTGAGACTATAAAAAACTTTGCGGTCATATACTTGGTGGACATCACAGAGGTGCCTGACTTCAATACAATGTATGAGCTGTATGACCCATCAACCATAATGTTCTTTTTCAGGAACAAACACATAATGATTGATCTTGGTACTGGAAACAACAACAAGATCAACTGGGCAATGAAGGACAAGCAGGAGTTCATTGACATCGTTGAGACAGTGTACCGTGGGGCCAGAAAGGGTCGCGGGCTGGTTATTGCACCCAAAGACTACTCTACTAAGTACCGTTATTGAGCAAAGCACTTGGGTCATTTGCTGTGTCATTTGAAACTGTATAATCAAATCAAAGTCGTGTTTGCGATTATGCTTTGAAAATCTAATTGTGGTTAAGAATGTGCATGTGAGGTTTATGCAACAAGTATTATGTTGGACTGTTTCCCAATCTGAAGCATGTTTGTGTCAATTGGTTTTTATGTAGTAGTAGGTTGTAGTAGTTGACATTCTCTTGACGGCTTATGAGGGCGTGTTTATTCATATTTGCTTGCTGGGAAATTGATAGGTGAACTGGGTTTCAGAAGCTTGCTTTGCACGTTACTGAACGTATGACCAAGTTGAATTTTTAGATGGGTGACCTACTCGACGAGTCTAAATCTGTTGTTGCTCTGACCCAGGTAACATGAATACCTCTTCGCAATCTGATTACTAGAAAGGAAAGAATTGTGTGAAAGATCTCTAGCCTTATCAAATGTCGATCGATGGGTGGTAACCTTTCCTGCATAGCTACGATCAAGGCGCCTTTACTGTATTGCTGCTAGCCTATGATGCACGAACACGGACAAGATAATTCTAAacaaatggggacacggacacggtgGGGGACACGCcatatgtatatttatttatatttgtttttcaattttttttcgagtttaaatggcaaaatgtggacaaaatgaaaattctATAGTTCCAATaccttcaaacaaaacaagacatccataaATTTAATACAACTCAtttgaaaaattacaatttgacatcccaaaattttttaaaaatatagtttgacccccaattttttttaaaaaattacactttggcTCTCACCATGTCTCCATCGGTGTCTCTAGTCATGTCCcactcaaaaatttaaattaaattatgggacatgCCACGTGACGTATCCTATACGTGTCCTCATGTCCGACATTGCAATGCGTTGACCTCTAGAGGtatcggtgcttcatagctgcTAGCTATTTCAACTCTGCAGGGGAAGATTTGCAGAGTTGTATGgagtatttttatttgaaaaaaagcCGGATCCCCAAAGTTACATCGGGATGTGGAACTTCAAAATCTAGTGTTTTTGATATTTGAGtgggtacaaaaaaaatcaattttcaactGGAACTTCGAAAGAGAGAGTATAGATCTACAATAAGGATTCCTGATGCGAAATTCCAAATGTGAAACTGAGAGTGGAAGAAGGCTACAAAAAATTCTGTCCTTAGTCCTTCACGAACAGAATCAGTCCTTAATTCTTCGATACCCAGAGTTCTCAAAGGGGAGAGACACTGATGGCATCTCATTCTCCATCCCATCATCCACGTATCACCATATTCTTAAAATAGTACCACTAccatattttgttaaaaatctaGGGGGGTGTTTTTCCTAAATTATGGAAATTATACagtttttgacaatttttttgggaattgatGCTAGTTTATTCGCTTAATTTTCTCTTTAAATTAATCTTCGTCTCAACAAAAAGAATCTAGAAACTATAAAATTAggatcaaaagaaagaaagaaggttaCTGACCCCAAGGGTTTGGTCATTATTACATGAAAATGTAACTAAAGGGCTAGCCTCTCAAAAGGTCGTGAGTTTGAATCCTGTGAATGCCAAACATTCGAAATTAAACCTTGGGTCCGTTGAAGGTTTGTTCTTTAGATAACTTCAGGACCTCAGGAATAGTCGATGTGCGCGCAAACTGGCCTGAACATTCGGTTATCCATAAACGGatgatgaaaaaattcaaaaagagaTACCCTTTGAAGTTAAAGGGGTACTTTAGTCTCGGGAACACCTTTAGTCAGTTATGTGCCGTTCGCATTGTACGGTCacatccaaaaccctaacagaCCACTAATGGAAGGTGTTTGATGTTAAAATTCAAGAACTTTAAGGGGTTGAGTATTCGAGTTTATACATTAGGAGGGCAACTCGAAAATGGGTCATagttaagggtttttttaaatgtaaaagaGAGGAATAGGAATAGTTTTTTAATGacattttactttttaatatttttttttaaagataataaacaatttaaaaaattgcctGGAGACTACAAAATCCCAACATCCAGAGCCCGTTGTTAGGTACAAAGACCTTAATTTGTAGACCTCAATGACCGGGTTATCCAAGGATATATAATTCGATTACCCTTTTTTGTATGGATATATAACTCAGATATTAGTCATAAATCTTACtgttacttttttttcccccaaagaTTAGAAGAGTTCCATTGATGGAAGAGAGACCATTACATTAGGGGGAGAGAGTTCAACAAACAGCTAACCCAAACGATACCCACAAAGGGTGAGGAAGACCCACATATGGAAAACACAgctaaaacagaaaataacaacaaaaaaccccaaaacctaaccctagcAGAAACAACACTGATGCCTTAAAACCACCCCCGCCACATCACAGATCCGCCACCCTCAGACCACCAAGCTGCCAAGCAGATGCGACCATGGACAACAGCGCCATGGCACCACCATGAGCCGCAGATGCAACCATGTACGGCAGACGtgacccccaccaccaccaaacgCCTCGGATTGCAACCCACCCCACCTGCCATTGTGgcaacaccaccaccaacaaaaCATTGACGGTGGATCCCAAATAGAGGAGGACAACGCAGAGGTGGATGAGAAGGAACTGGCCACCATCAGAACCGCAAGTGGACCCGACGGGAGACAGAGAAGAACTGGCCagggagagggagggaaggaagaaaagaagagaaaggaaaaggaagaacCGGACGGAGACCATTAATTGTCCTTTTTGGGAGTTCTTGtcaattttcaattgattatatattgtaatttataatgttttaggtgatttcgaaaatattgtattatagaacaaatcgagatctattaaacaagatctatattagatataaaattcattaccaatttaaaaatataactatttttttttatttagttaaAATAGAACTGAAACAAATAAATTATAACTGAGGGAGATTGAACAACTGATCATCCATGCGGGTTTGGTAAGGTGGCTCAAAACTTTCTGTTGCATGTATTTGGATTGGTAGAAGCAAGGGTGGGTGGGTTTAATGGAGGCATATGGGCCGTGCCAACGCGAGTGTAATCATGGAGGTGGAGGAGTGGTTTGGTCTGATTTTGaagttagggctgcaaacgaaccaagccgttcgcgagcggctcgcagctcggctcgttagtggtTTGTTCAAATTCGGttcggaagttaaacgaacgagctcgagccgattttttcagctcattttgtaaacgagccgaactcgagccaggaTAAGCTCAGCTCGAGTCGGCTCGTGAGtcggggtatatatacttaagtttatgatttttattgttatttcataatttattcTTTCCGTTTTCATTTTTCAGTCAACCAAGGGAGGCGAGAGCACATGCACACCAGTACACCCCCCCGccccataggaaaatgaaagatatatacctttacaatcaaaatatttttggttgtattaggcttattcgaggatatatatacatttttcgttggtccgttgaagctcgtgaacaagctcgagctcgagtcaagccaaggcccgctaggctcgagctcgactcgttaaatttttactgagctcgagctcgaactcatgtttgttaaaaacttaataaacaagcttgaacattgtaaagctcggctcgactcggcttgTTTGCAGCCCTTTTTGCAGTTGCAAAATGAAGAGGAATGGTGGAGGGTGATTActggcggagccagaattttaaTTTTGGCAGGGTCGATTTAGtagacatatttttttattgaaaaatatatttattatatcataaagttcttattttttaattcattatatttgtacattgaaataattttttaggttacaTCAACTATTacgagcttattttttatttataaaaaaaattaaaaaatgagaatgtaaaataactaattttttataaaatcaaactaaaattattaaaattataagtaactatacacgaataattatctataatatttaaaataaaaaattttaaaactcgtaCACTCGCGAGAGCCGGAGCCCCTGGCCCAATATAGCTCTGCCGCTGAGGGTGATGAAACGGAGTCAACTGGCAAGACAATGATTACTCAcctttatcaaatcaaacaattCATTTGGTGTAATGTATTTATATAGcatctctcttttttaattaaaaaaaataaaacaaaaattgtgCTTTCTCAATTGAGAAGTAAAATGGGGAAGAGACAAAACCTAAAACAAAAATGGTGATGAAAAGTTGCAATTGAAAAACACGGTAAATTAGAAGTCGAATATAAGGCTAATACAAGAGTTGTTCGTTCACGAAAGAATTAGTTTGGGTAACAAATCAAATGGGGCTGATAAGCTTCTCACCACAAGATGACAATAGAGTCATTTTACACAAGTGCTCGTGGCATTAGAGGCGGTCTTACTcatactttcaattattactttcattttttttcttcactcaTAATCctataaaaaattttaaaattttctcaaaaattcatcaaaaagtaaccctaattataattcaaaaccCTCCAAAACTCTTAAACGAACAATACGAACGGGGTCACGTGTTTTCAAttgccccccctctctctctctctctctctctctctctctctttcagaGGAGCATGCAAATTTCCATTGCCGTCTGGTCTGATACTACTGTTCATGTTCGTCTTGCTGCCCGTGTTGCATGCCGGTTGTTTTGAGACCCTTTTTCTTGCTGGTTCTTGATGCCGTTGAGGTTAAATAGCTAGACTGttgaaattaaagaaaagaggTACTGTACTGTACTAAAATTTGACAAGTTTGCAGTGGTGGCCCGGTGCAATGGGAAAAGACGAGGGTGACGTTTGGATAGCAAAGACACCTCCTGCCAGGGCTGAGCCAAATCGAACAAGGGCGAGGACTAGGAGGCCAAATCCACTTTCCGAATCCGCCAGCAATTTGCGACAAGAAGATTACTGTACGGGGGTTTCTATTCTCAAGTGTCCtattataaaatttattaactcAATTGAAAAATCAGCTATCCGTGACCAAAATAGGGTTGCAAACCATCCGAGCTGCTTGAGACTCAGCACATTAAGGCTTGACTTGGCTGGTTTTGTAACTGAACCGAGCTTGAGTTTTGTAGGATCATGaaataaacgagccaagctcaatACTCTAAAGTTCGGTTCACGTCTCTTCGAAAAAAAAACTTGACTCTTTTATATAGGCTTGGCTAGCTAagagttcggctcatttacaaaaGAGCCAAGCTCGAGGTCGAGTTTTAGAGTTGTCTAGTAAATGAGCTGAGTGCGAACACTAccaagctcggcttgtttgcgCCCATATACCCAGCACACCCTTTTTCACCTCACTCAAATGCGAGAGTCCACGTACTTTCACCTCAAATTTACATGGAGTCCATATACTTAATATTAGATCCCACACGTGGTGGATAAAGTGTTGGGCATCACATGGCGGTGTTCCAAggccaccaaataatttttcctaaagtTAAAACGGAATGGGTCTTTCGTGGACTCGAGGATGGAATTCAATTGAGAAAAATTAAATTACAGACTTAAAACATAGCAAAGGTAACTACATTTGGACCATAAGTTGAGTATCCTGAGTTTTAAATTCTTACCTACGTAGCATTTCAGAGTTTCGTCAAGTTTTGAACAATAAGAAAGTCAACAACTTTTCTTCTTTGGTCGCGCAATAGgattggatgattttttgaTCACATAAATTGAGACAGACATaactaaagtttttttttgac is a window encoding:
- the LOC131312766 gene encoding thioredoxin-like protein YLS8 translates to MSYLLPHLHSGWAVDQAILAEEERLVMIRFGHDWDETCMQMDEVLASVAETIKNFAVIYLVDITEVPDFNTMYELYDPSTIMFFFRNKHIMIDLGTGNNNKINWAMKDKQEFIDIVETVYRGARKGRGLVIAPKDYSTKYRY